In the Paenibacillus sp. FSL H7-0357 genome, one interval contains:
- the tnpA gene encoding IS200/IS605 family transposase — MGGSSLAHTRWDCSCPIIFIPKFRRKVFFKEIRKEVGEILRTLCEYKNVELVKGSISADHVHMYVKIPPKLSVSEFMGYLKGKAH; from the coding sequence ATGGGTGGTAGCAGTCTAGCCCACACCCGGTGGGATTGTAGTTGTCCTATCATATTCATCCCAAAATTTCGTCGAAAAGTCTTCTTCAAGGAGATCAGGAAAGAAGTTGGGGAAATTCTAAGGACGTTATGTGAGTACAAGAACGTAGAACTGGTAAAAGGGAGCATCAGTGCGGATCATGTGCATATGTACGTGAAGATACCACCGAAATTGAGCGTATCCGAATTTATGGGATATCTCAAAGGCAAAGCGCACTGA
- a CDS encoding DUF3852 domain-containing protein: MEGGNPDESKTKMAGIAGTLVLLGLLCFCVAAYAAPSGDVSGAIESTWNDASAQIKSVVNKVVFPAIDLILAVFFFVKLGTDYFDYRKHGQFEWAAPAILFACLVFMLTAPLYIWGILGM, encoded by the coding sequence TTGGAGGGAGGAAATCCCGATGAAAGCAAAACGAAAATGGCTGGTATTGCTGGAACGCTGGTGCTGCTGGGTTTGCTGTGCTTCTGCGTGGCAGCGTATGCTGCTCCGTCCGGAGATGTGTCCGGAGCCATTGAAAGCACCTGGAACGATGCCTCGGCCCAGATCAAATCCGTCGTCAATAAAGTGGTGTTTCCGGCCATCGACCTGATCCTGGCGGTGTTTTTCTTCGTCAAGCTGGGGACGGACTATTTTGATTACCGGAAGCACGGACAGTTTGAGTGGGCGGCGCCCGCTATCCTGTTCGCCTGCCTCGTGTTTATGCTGACGGCGCCTCTGTACATTTGGGGGATTTTGGGGATGTAG
- a CDS encoding alpha/beta hydrolase — protein sequence MKIQNIKIGNIPSIIWGDRSDKVYVHVHGKMSCKEHARDFAEIAVKKGYQTLSFDLPEHGERKDSSYRCDIWNGINDLTLIGDYAFSNWDHVSLFGCSLGAYFSLNAYTNSNFVNCLFQSPVLNMEYLIKQMFNWFDVTEEQLRIQKEIVTSVDLLRWDYYKFVKEHPVKKWNIPTSILYGRKDSMQSLEIVKDFAKSHDCKLEISQNSDHPFMQKEDVKIVHAWLEENI from the coding sequence ATGAAAATTCAAAATATAAAAATTGGCAACATCCCATCCATTATTTGGGGTGATAGATCAGACAAGGTATATGTCCATGTTCATGGCAAAATGTCATGCAAAGAACATGCTAGAGATTTTGCTGAAATCGCTGTGAAAAAAGGATATCAAACGCTAAGTTTCGATTTGCCTGAACACGGGGAACGAAAGGACAGTAGTTATCGTTGTGACATTTGGAATGGCATTAATGACCTTACTCTAATTGGAGACTATGCCTTTTCAAATTGGGATCATGTTTCTTTGTTTGGGTGCAGTTTGGGAGCGTATTTCAGTTTGAATGCTTACACAAATAGTAATTTTGTCAATTGTCTGTTCCAATCACCTGTATTAAACATGGAATATCTAATTAAACAGATGTTTAATTGGTTTGATGTGACAGAAGAACAACTACGCATACAAAAAGAGATTGTAACCTCTGTTGATTTGCTGCGTTGGGATTATTATAAGTTTGTAAAGGAACATCCGGTTAAAAAATGGAATATTCCAACTTCAATCCTTTACGGCAGAAAAGACAGTATGCAATCTCTGGAAATTGTTAAGGACTTTGCGAAATCACATGATTGCAAGTTGGAAATCTCTCAAAATAGTGATCATCCTTTTATGCAAAAAGAGGATGTAAAGATAGTTCATGCATGGCTTGAAGAAAACATATGA
- a CDS encoding VOC family protein codes for MIQSIVHIALVVKDYDEAITFYTEKLNFTVIEDTYQPEQDKRWVVISPPGSTGTTILLARASKSEQEPFIGNQAGGRVFLFLNTDDFWRDYQEMNAKGIEFVREPQEQSYGTVAVFKDLYGNLWDLLELKEDHPISKRMIVR; via the coding sequence ATGATTCAATCCATTGTACATATCGCTTTAGTCGTCAAAGACTACGATGAAGCCATTACATTTTATACAGAAAAACTGAATTTTACAGTCATTGAGGATACCTATCAGCCTGAACAAGACAAACGATGGGTTGTTATTTCCCCGCCTGGTTCAACCGGGACAACGATATTGCTCGCGAGAGCATCCAAATCTGAACAAGAACCGTTTATCGGCAACCAGGCTGGAGGCAGGGTGTTTCTGTTTTTGAACACGGATGATTTTTGGAGAGATTATCAGGAAATGAATGCAAAGGGGATTGAATTTGTAAGGGAGCCGCAAGAACAATCGTACGGGACAGTTGCTGTCTTTAAGGATTTATACGGAAATCTTTGGGATCTGTTGGAGCTGAAGGAGGACCATCCGATTTCTAAAAGAATGATTGTAAGGTAG
- a CDS encoding tyrosine-type recombinase/integrase gives MNELGTDYEEELEAFLIWMKDAGFTAYTQKSYLADVREFLGSLNGRSLESVKKLQVVSYLTSVRERGVSDATRNRKHASVNCLFKALIELEMLTTNPAAGIKKSKTEKNREPVYLDEVDLQRFLSAVEGKYRSRNLAVFLLMSYMGLRVGEVHTLNLSDYNAERLTLRVFGKGRKWRNVPVPEAVAPFLQQALNERLTPWLSKEEAMFISQKGRRLSIRGIQGIAADTFSRFQREVPTVHRRPYSSHKLRHSFATMLLRKGADLRTVQELLGHSSIQTTTVYTHITSREKEEAMSRLQVQLEPFI, from the coding sequence ATGAACGAACTGGGGACTGACTATGAAGAAGAGCTTGAGGCTTTTCTGATCTGGATGAAAGATGCCGGATTTACGGCGTACACGCAGAAATCCTATCTAGCCGATGTGCGGGAGTTTCTTGGGAGTCTGAATGGCAGAAGTCTGGAATCCGTTAAAAAGCTTCAGGTAGTGTCCTATCTGACCTCGGTCCGCGAACGCGGGGTAAGTGATGCGACGCGTAACCGCAAGCATGCCTCGGTAAATTGCTTGTTTAAGGCACTCATCGAGCTGGAAATGCTGACAACCAATCCGGCAGCCGGGATCAAAAAATCCAAAACCGAAAAAAACCGTGAGCCGGTCTATCTGGATGAAGTGGATCTGCAGCGGTTTTTGTCTGCAGTAGAAGGCAAATACCGTAGCCGAAATTTGGCCGTTTTCTTACTGATGTCTTATATGGGGCTACGGGTGGGGGAAGTCCATACGCTTAATTTGAGTGATTATAATGCGGAACGGCTTACACTGCGTGTATTTGGCAAAGGACGCAAATGGCGCAATGTACCGGTGCCGGAGGCTGTCGCCCCTTTTCTGCAGCAAGCCTTGAACGAACGTCTCACCCCTTGGCTTAGCAAAGAGGAAGCAATGTTTATTTCTCAAAAAGGACGCAGACTATCGATACGGGGAATACAGGGCATAGCCGCAGATACCTTTAGCCGTTTTCAGCGGGAAGTGCCGACAGTTCACCGCCGGCCGTACTCCAGCCATAAGCTGCGGCACTCTTTTGCCACGATGCTGCTGCGCAAAGGGGCGGATTTGCGTACCGTGCAGGAGCTGCTGGGACATTCGTCCATCCAGACTACGACGGTCTATACGCATATTACGAGCCGGGAGAAGGAAGAAGCCATGTCCAGACTGCAGGTTCAGCTTGAGCCGTTTATCTAA
- a CDS encoding LysR family transcriptional regulator has translation MESRHLFTFLVVVEVGSFTRAAQKLDYAQSSITAQIQALEAELGQPLFDRISKKIILTDAGRRLLPYAQEIHRMHSLAQNALSAENEVSGVLRIGAPESLAAFRLPGIIKEFRGQYPQVQITLKPGVCWELAESVRSGELDLAFLLQPEAEFKDLCSETLIHEEMTLIAPPDHPLLQQESVEPQHLKNETILFTETGCTYRILFERHLNSQGVFPDPKLEFWSIEAIKQCVMSGLGISFLPLISVRSELADGKLARLNWNDESQRVATQTVYHQKKWKSPALHEFLLTVEKHAVKWRNTNKGVLNSVVQ, from the coding sequence ATGGAATCGCGGCATTTATTTACGTTTCTAGTCGTTGTTGAGGTAGGCAGTTTTACCCGTGCTGCTCAAAAGCTGGACTATGCCCAGTCCAGTATTACTGCGCAGATTCAAGCGCTGGAGGCAGAGCTGGGCCAGCCTTTGTTTGACCGCATCAGCAAAAAAATCATCCTGACCGATGCCGGCCGCCGTCTGCTGCCTTATGCGCAGGAAATTCACCGGATGCATTCGCTGGCCCAGAATGCCCTGAGTGCAGAGAATGAGGTATCGGGAGTCCTGCGGATTGGTGCGCCGGAATCGCTGGCTGCTTTTCGACTGCCGGGCATCATTAAGGAATTCCGAGGACAATATCCGCAGGTTCAAATTACACTGAAGCCAGGCGTTTGCTGGGAGCTGGCTGAATCCGTCCGCTCCGGTGAGCTGGATTTGGCCTTTCTGCTGCAGCCGGAGGCGGAGTTTAAAGACTTGTGCAGTGAAACATTGATTCATGAAGAGATGACACTCATTGCACCGCCGGATCATCCTTTGCTACAGCAGGAGAGTGTCGAGCCGCAGCACCTTAAGAATGAAACTATCCTCTTTACAGAGACAGGTTGTACCTACCGGATCTTGTTTGAGCGTCATTTGAACAGCCAAGGAGTGTTTCCCGATCCCAAGCTGGAATTTTGGAGTATCGAGGCGATCAAGCAGTGTGTAATGTCCGGCCTCGGCATTTCTTTCCTTCCGCTGATTTCGGTGAGAAGCGAACTAGCAGACGGCAAGCTGGCCCGGCTCAACTGGAATGATGAATCGCAGCGGGTCGCAACGCAGACTGTCTACCATCAAAAAAAATGGAAATCGCCAGCCCTTCATGAATTTTTGCTGACGGTAGAGAAACATGCAGTTAAGTGGAGAAATACAAATAAAGGTGTATTAAATTCTGTGGTACAATAG
- a CDS encoding APC family permease, giving the protein MKETPTLQRNIGMPQAIALYIGAVLGSGVLIVPGLAAEMAGPASLLAWGFMTLMILPLALSMGLLSAKFPNAGGVSHFVTLAFGPKAGALVGWFFLMSVPIGGPVAALTGAGYMTAAMGWGDGARIAIAAVMLAIGLITNWMGMQVAGKVQIAVVIAIITVLVFSFATALPRMESTHFTPFVPHGWLSIGQAAAILFWCFIGWEAVSHLSEEFKDPQRAAVKGVTIAAIIVGVLYFLSALATVGTQSYLRGGADSSLVWIISQPLGAWGGFIAGLTGLFICTATIIAYSSAASRVAFALSRQGYAPKWMGRLSSRYKTPTGAIGFLLLCFAAVLLLYGSGLLSITTLIQFPNATFILTYIGGCAAGIRLLKGNRLGITISWISFIATLAVFPFTGWAILYPLLITIVFIVVTVLGNNRRSGSGYSQTLEHR; this is encoded by the coding sequence ATGAAGGAAACTCCTACACTGCAACGAAACATCGGTATGCCGCAAGCTATCGCTCTATACATTGGAGCCGTGCTAGGTTCAGGTGTATTAATCGTACCCGGACTAGCCGCGGAAATGGCCGGTCCGGCCTCCCTGTTGGCCTGGGGATTCATGACCCTAATGATATTGCCTCTGGCTTTGTCGATGGGTCTCCTCTCCGCTAAATTCCCAAATGCCGGAGGTGTGTCCCATTTCGTCACCTTGGCCTTCGGCCCCAAGGCCGGAGCATTGGTGGGCTGGTTCTTCCTGATGTCAGTGCCCATTGGCGGACCTGTGGCTGCGCTGACGGGAGCCGGGTATATGACGGCCGCCATGGGCTGGGGGGACGGAGCCCGAATCGCTATCGCCGCCGTGATGCTGGCCATTGGCCTGATCACGAACTGGATGGGTATGCAGGTTGCAGGCAAAGTACAAATTGCCGTCGTTATCGCAATCATTACTGTGCTGGTGTTCTCGTTTGCCACCGCACTCCCCCGCATGGAAAGCACGCATTTCACGCCTTTTGTTCCCCATGGCTGGTTAAGCATCGGGCAGGCGGCAGCTATTCTCTTTTGGTGTTTCATCGGCTGGGAGGCAGTCTCCCATCTTTCAGAAGAGTTCAAGGACCCGCAGCGTGCAGCTGTTAAGGGGGTCACCATTGCCGCTATTATCGTAGGGGTGCTCTATTTCTTATCCGCGCTGGCTACAGTTGGAACCCAAAGCTACCTCCGTGGAGGCGCTGATTCCTCGCTTGTCTGGATCATCAGCCAGCCGCTTGGCGCATGGGGCGGCTTCATCGCCGGGCTTACCGGCCTGTTCATCTGCACCGCGACGATTATCGCCTACTCCAGCGCTGCATCACGGGTGGCCTTTGCCTTGTCCCGTCAGGGCTATGCTCCTAAGTGGATGGGACGCCTGTCCAGCCGGTACAAGACGCCCACTGGGGCTATTGGTTTCTTGTTGCTTTGTTTTGCTGCAGTACTGCTCCTCTACGGCAGTGGTCTGCTCTCCATCACCACACTGATCCAGTTTCCCAATGCTACTTTTATCCTGACATACATTGGAGGCTGTGCGGCCGGCATTCGGCTGCTCAAAGGCAACAGGCTTGGAATAACGATCAGCTGGATATCTTTTATTGCAACACTGGCGGTGTTTCCGTTTACCGGATGGGCAATACTGTATCCGCTGCTGATTACGATCGTCTTTATCGTCGTCACCGTTTTGGGCAATAACCGCAGGTCCGGCAGCGGTTACTCTCAGACACTGGAACATCGTTAG
- a CDS encoding DUF4179 domain-containing protein produces the protein MRFYNSREDEDPGNVSAGLQQEATQLLQANKPSIQFEDIWDRHNAGIAGASVGQRAFSPFLKWSIGIGAALIVASGLVIGAGFISPKVAEALRSIPFLECLYDKGVDTTDLSRIDAHNLTESINVSTEDHGIVFKVVNIYYDGIQLVLNYEVEFPESSPKLTQEQAAVYYELSFAGINPSSIYTQDFTITGEHTFVGTTRLNFGNEDLPEQLKLKMAVDCIGTTRGNWDITLLLDKKKSKEMTQIIYPEGIGFTYGKEEYTVQKLTLGPVMSQVVVKKQNPYYQFNAKLEDDIGTMYGDQGGDGATPDYFYFNFSPFTELNPKPEYVTLKLTEPVHNEDIVQTEERKQLNGVYPLVLHGNHGGKVTITNIQYEEKQTVVTYEASQPDSQDTWLTIENEEGEIKSSRGQPVRISRDSLTFQLTFPPLKKSDKLQIVAHPFRYLDNVQQFELRIPLKWNE, from the coding sequence ATGAGATTTTATAATTCCCGTGAGGATGAGGACCCTGGAAATGTGTCCGCTGGTTTACAGCAGGAGGCCACACAGCTGCTGCAGGCGAACAAGCCCTCCATCCAGTTCGAAGATATCTGGGATCGCCATAATGCCGGTATAGCAGGAGCTTCTGTGGGACAACGGGCTTTTTCACCTTTCCTCAAATGGAGTATAGGGATCGGGGCAGCCCTAATAGTAGCTTCTGGTTTAGTGATAGGAGCGGGATTTATATCCCCGAAAGTGGCTGAGGCGCTGCGCAGCATTCCATTTCTGGAGTGTCTTTATGATAAAGGTGTAGATACCACCGACCTGAGTCGGATTGACGCTCACAACCTGACAGAATCAATCAATGTATCGACAGAGGATCACGGGATTGTATTTAAGGTAGTTAATATTTATTATGACGGGATTCAGCTGGTGCTGAATTATGAAGTGGAATTTCCTGAATCCTCACCTAAGCTCACACAGGAACAAGCCGCCGTATATTACGAGCTCAGCTTTGCTGGAATAAATCCTTCATCCATTTATACCCAAGACTTTACAATTACCGGTGAGCATACGTTTGTCGGGACTACTCGGCTGAATTTTGGGAACGAGGACCTGCCGGAACAGCTGAAACTTAAGATGGCTGTTGATTGCATCGGCACTACAAGAGGAAATTGGGATATTACACTCCTATTAGACAAAAAGAAGAGTAAAGAGATGACACAAATAATATACCCTGAAGGTATAGGTTTCACTTATGGCAAAGAAGAATACACCGTCCAGAAATTGACCCTCGGACCGGTAATGTCACAGGTTGTGGTCAAAAAACAGAATCCCTATTACCAATTCAACGCTAAACTTGAGGATGATATAGGCACAATGTACGGTGATCAGGGCGGTGACGGGGCAACGCCAGATTATTTTTATTTTAACTTTTCCCCGTTTACAGAGCTGAATCCTAAACCGGAATATGTGACTTTAAAACTCACAGAGCCGGTCCATAATGAAGACATTGTACAGACGGAGGAGCGTAAGCAGCTTAATGGCGTATATCCCTTGGTTCTTCATGGCAATCACGGTGGAAAGGTAACGATCACTAATATTCAATATGAAGAGAAGCAGACGGTCGTCACGTATGAAGCGAGTCAACCGGACAGTCAGGATACCTGGCTTACCATTGAGAATGAAGAAGGGGAAATTAAATCTTCCAGAGGACAGCCAGTCCGGATCAGCAGAGATTCGCTTACGTTCCAGTTGACCTTCCCACCGCTTAAAAAGAGTGATAAACTCCAAATTGTTGCTCATCCTTTCCGTTATTTGGATAACGTGCAGCAGTTTGAATTACGGATTCCCCTCAAGTGGAACGAGTAG
- a CDS encoding RNA polymerase sigma factor, with protein sequence MKDYPITEQQAREMFEEHSAYVYGIALMITKQRALADDITQETFLRAFAKRHLYHSSKPLRPWLYRITVNIARTMLRKKTWSQLFAGTPSLDAADDSAESIALQSESDQLLWAAVSRLSQKQREVVTLHYYAALPLPETASVLGIPLGTCKSRLHAALEKLRQYCELEPELHTLKEGLK encoded by the coding sequence TTGAAAGACTATCCGATTACTGAACAGCAGGCCAGGGAAATGTTCGAAGAGCATTCCGCATACGTCTATGGCATTGCGCTTATGATTACCAAACAGCGGGCACTGGCGGATGATATTACTCAGGAGACGTTTTTGCGTGCTTTTGCCAAGCGTCATCTGTACCACTCGTCAAAGCCGCTGCGGCCTTGGCTGTATCGCATAACAGTCAATATAGCACGTACGATGCTGCGTAAGAAAACCTGGTCGCAGCTATTCGCCGGAACGCCGTCGTTAGATGCAGCGGATGATTCTGCTGAAAGCATTGCCCTGCAGAGTGAAAGTGACCAGCTGCTGTGGGCGGCGGTAAGCCGCTTGTCCCAGAAACAGCGTGAAGTCGTTACCCTTCATTATTATGCCGCACTTCCACTGCCGGAAACCGCCTCAGTATTAGGCATACCACTGGGAACCTGCAAATCAAGGCTGCATGCCGCGCTGGAGAAACTGAGGCAATACTGCGAACTGGAGCCTGAGCTGCATACCTTAAAGGAGGGGCTGAAATGA
- a CDS encoding alpha/beta hydrolase, translating to MPENKKIVLEPAAQKFADDNAKPPFLPDLGPEKGRETVDTVQSGEIKKPEANIQDLSVPGGPKGEVPIRIVRPVNSSASSLPVILYIHGAGWVFGNSHTHDRLIRELAAGANAAVVFPEYSLSPEAKYPTAIEEIYTVLEWISKHGSEHGLDGGRLTVAGDSVGGNMTAAITLMAKERKGPAISKQLLFYPVTDASFDTESYHQFAEGYFLQCEGMKWFWDQYTTDPQERAQITASPLRASLEQLSGLPEALIITGEADVLRDEGEAYAAKLREAGVPVTAARFQGIIHDFVMLNALADTNANKGALLLATAWLRQ from the coding sequence ATGCCCGAAAATAAAAAGATCGTTCTCGAACCGGCAGCGCAGAAATTTGCCGATGACAATGCAAAGCCCCCTTTCCTTCCTGACCTCGGTCCTGAAAAGGGCCGAGAAACGGTGGATACCGTTCAGTCCGGTGAAATAAAAAAACCGGAGGCCAATATCCAGGATCTCTCTGTTCCCGGCGGACCCAAAGGTGAGGTTCCGATCCGAATTGTTCGTCCGGTTAACTCTTCTGCTTCATCACTTCCTGTTATCTTATACATTCACGGGGCCGGCTGGGTATTCGGCAACAGCCATACTCATGACCGGCTCATTCGTGAACTGGCGGCCGGCGCGAATGCGGCCGTTGTTTTCCCGGAATACAGCCTGTCTCCGGAAGCCAAGTATCCTACAGCGATTGAGGAAATTTATACGGTGCTGGAATGGATCTCTAAGCATGGATCTGAACATGGTCTTGACGGGGGCCGATTGACTGTAGCCGGGGACAGTGTCGGAGGTAATATGACTGCGGCCATAACGCTGATGGCCAAAGAACGCAAAGGCCCGGCAATCAGCAAGCAGCTGCTGTTCTATCCGGTAACCGATGCTTCATTCGATACGGAATCGTATCACCAGTTCGCCGAAGGTTATTTCCTTCAGTGTGAAGGGATGAAATGGTTCTGGGATCAATATACAACAGATCCGCAGGAACGGGCTCAGATTACCGCTTCCCCGCTGCGGGCCAGCCTGGAGCAGCTCAGCGGTTTGCCGGAAGCCCTGATTATTACAGGAGAAGCCGATGTGCTGCGGGACGAAGGCGAAGCCTATGCCGCCAAACTGCGTGAAGCGGGCGTCCCGGTAACAGCGGCCCGGTTTCAAGGCATCATCCATGACTTTGTCATGCTGAATGCGCTCGCGGATACGAATGCCAACAAAGGAGCACTGCTCTTGGCAACAGCGTGGCTGCGGCAATAG